From a single Spartinivicinus poritis genomic region:
- a CDS encoding substrate-binding periplasmic protein, translating to MSVIDRAGLGEQMHLHKKIGCLLITCFMLSATPVVLAKTVETLRCGTNEFAPFGFIENGQLKGIEVELFHEIGKRLNIQTKLNLFPWSRMLAMVKKGDLDCMIAAFRTEERLAYMDYTNVPFHVSSLVFFIHQDRPFQFNTLEDLKGRNIGLVTGFSTSPEFDEALNKQWFTVSPVNDFKQNFEKLAVKRVDMVLVNRHVGAYLLKKLNLPQIAALSVPLTARPAYLTFSKRAGKGYLIPLFDMMLFELLTDGTYQDLFEKYTAIVDTVSHDNGEGSTRLE from the coding sequence TTGTCTGTTATTGATCGGGCTGGACTGGGTGAGCAAATGCACTTACATAAGAAAATAGGCTGCTTACTCATCACTTGTTTTATGTTGAGTGCTACACCCGTTGTACTTGCTAAAACAGTGGAAACACTAAGATGTGGTACGAATGAGTTTGCTCCTTTTGGGTTTATTGAAAATGGACAGTTGAAAGGGATAGAGGTTGAGTTGTTTCATGAGATTGGCAAGCGGTTAAATATTCAAACCAAACTGAATTTATTCCCCTGGAGTCGTATGTTGGCAATGGTTAAGAAAGGGGATTTAGACTGTATGATTGCTGCTTTTAGAACGGAAGAGCGGTTAGCTTATATGGATTATACCAATGTGCCATTTCATGTATCATCATTAGTGTTCTTTATTCATCAAGACCGACCGTTTCAATTTAACACGCTAGAGGACTTAAAAGGACGGAACATTGGTCTGGTGACGGGCTTTTCCACATCGCCAGAATTTGATGAGGCACTCAATAAGCAGTGGTTTACAGTTAGCCCTGTCAATGACTTTAAACAGAATTTTGAAAAACTCGCAGTGAAGCGAGTTGACATGGTGTTGGTTAACCGTCATGTAGGAGCATACTTATTAAAAAAACTCAACTTACCTCAAATAGCCGCGCTCTCTGTACCATTAACGGCTAGGCCTGCTTATTTAACTTTCTCTAAGCGTGCAGGAAAAGGTTACCTTATTCCTTTATTTGATATGATGTTGTTTGAGCTGCTAACAGATGGTACTTACCAAGACTTGTTTGAAAAATATACCGCTATTGTTGATACTGTAAGCCATGATAATGGGGAGGGTTCAACAAGACTTGAGTGA
- a CDS encoding DUF6316 family protein, giving the protein MMRTLRLNENAFFGRRSERFFRQKSIWFFKTREGIDIGPFKNIYDAKEGANDYIDFITQIKSRVLKF; this is encoded by the coding sequence ATGATGAGAACATTGCGACTTAATGAAAACGCCTTTTTTGGCAGACGATCTGAACGCTTCTTTCGGCAAAAAAGTATCTGGTTTTTCAAAACAAGGGAAGGTATTGATATAGGCCCTTTCAAAAATATTTATGATGCTAAAGAAGGTGCTAACGACTACATTGACTTCATCACTCAAATCAAATCAAGAGTGTTAAAGTTTTAG
- a CDS encoding substrate-binding periplasmic protein — MWCAYSPDPKLIEKTVASLIFLKHMLLAILFSSQYSLASDKLNIATDNWPPYEFYLNNDPNQPVTGFSTEIIQTIFRQLKVAHKKIAIYPWARAELLILKGKIDALYSVSSSEQRKQCCYFPDEPLINSPWIFFIRRQDQDRLFFRSFDDLTGYLVGAVRSYSYTPEFWQYLKTKGNYQLVGSDEQNFIKLLANRVDFVISEYGNGKSLIRKLQAQNKVIPLEDTPIKVTGLYIIFHKKRVSHNLVVQFSDQLKHFKQTAAYQSLYNKYFTN; from the coding sequence ATGTGGTGTGCATATTCTCCTGACCCTAAACTAATCGAAAAAACTGTCGCCTCGCTCATTTTTTTGAAACATATGCTGTTGGCTATTTTATTCAGCAGCCAATACAGCCTAGCTTCAGATAAATTAAACATAGCAACTGATAACTGGCCACCCTATGAATTCTATTTAAATAATGACCCTAACCAACCTGTAACAGGGTTTAGTACTGAAATCATCCAAACAATATTTCGTCAGTTAAAAGTAGCTCATAAAAAAATTGCCATTTATCCATGGGCCCGTGCAGAGCTACTTATTTTAAAAGGAAAAATTGATGCGTTATACAGTGTATCAAGTAGTGAACAGCGTAAACAGTGCTGCTACTTTCCCGATGAGCCGCTCATTAACTCACCCTGGATTTTTTTTATTCGTCGACAAGATCAAGACAGGCTTTTTTTCCGATCCTTTGATGACTTAACAGGCTACTTAGTGGGCGCCGTACGCAGTTACTCTTACACGCCTGAATTTTGGCAATACCTTAAAACAAAAGGCAACTACCAACTGGTTGGATCAGACGAACAGAATTTTATAAAACTACTTGCTAATAGAGTTGACTTTGTGATTAGTGAGTATGGCAATGGAAAAAGCTTGATAAGAAAACTACAAGCTCAGAATAAGGTGATTCCACTTGAAGATACGCCAATAAAAGTAACTGGCTTATATATTATTTTTCATAAGAAACGTGTCTCTCACAATCTGGTAGTTCAATTTTCAGATCAACTAAAACACTTCAAACAAACGGCAGCTTATCAGTCACTATACAATAAGTACTTTACAAATTAA
- a CDS encoding class II 3-deoxy-7-phosphoheptulonate synthase, with translation MAKQWSPSSWQQFPIKQQPAYPSPQALESVLTQLKQNPPLVFAGEARSLQTKLADVAQGKAFLLQGGDCAESFAEFNANNIRDTFKVMLQMAIVLTFGGACPIVKVGRMAGQFAKPRSADMECQGDISLPSYRGDIINSIEFSEEARIPDPNRLLKAYNQAAATLNLLRAFAQGGLADLHQVHRWNLGFVKNSALKERYQHLAERIDETLSFMAACGITAQTSSAIRETDFYTSHEALLLNYEEALTRQDSITGDWYDCSAHMLWIGDRTRQPEGAHIEFLRGVKNPIGVKAGPTLKPEELIQLIDSLNPENEPGRITVIVRMGAGKVADGLPALIRKVQQEGRHVVWSCDPMHGNTIKACSGFKTRAFDQILQEVREFFQVHHAEGSYAGGVHFEMTGQNVTECIGGAQAITEEGLGDRYHTHCDPRLNADQSLELAFLIAETLKSCRQQEG, from the coding sequence ATGGCGAAGCAGTGGTCTCCCAGCAGTTGGCAGCAATTCCCCATTAAACAGCAGCCAGCATATCCAAGCCCTCAGGCCCTTGAGTCTGTGTTGACTCAACTTAAGCAAAATCCTCCACTAGTATTTGCTGGAGAGGCACGCTCATTACAAACTAAATTGGCTGATGTTGCTCAAGGCAAGGCCTTTTTATTACAAGGGGGGGACTGTGCCGAGAGCTTTGCTGAGTTCAATGCCAATAATATTCGCGACACTTTTAAAGTCATGCTGCAAATGGCTATTGTGCTGACATTTGGAGGTGCTTGCCCAATTGTTAAAGTTGGTCGGATGGCAGGGCAATTTGCTAAGCCTCGCTCTGCTGATATGGAGTGTCAGGGTGATATTTCCTTACCAAGTTATCGGGGCGATATTATTAATTCAATTGAGTTTTCTGAAGAAGCGCGAATACCAGACCCTAATAGACTGCTCAAAGCTTATAACCAAGCGGCGGCGACCTTAAACTTACTGCGAGCTTTTGCTCAAGGTGGTTTGGCTGATCTTCATCAGGTGCATCGCTGGAATTTAGGTTTTGTAAAAAATAGTGCGTTAAAAGAGCGTTATCAGCATCTTGCTGAGCGCATTGATGAAACCTTGTCATTTATGGCTGCTTGTGGGATTACGGCACAAACCAGCTCAGCCATTCGAGAAACAGATTTTTATACCTCTCATGAAGCACTATTGTTGAATTATGAAGAGGCTCTCACTCGGCAAGATAGTATCACTGGGGATTGGTATGACTGTTCTGCACACATGTTATGGATTGGTGATAGAACTCGCCAGCCAGAGGGAGCACATATTGAGTTTTTACGCGGTGTTAAAAATCCTATCGGTGTAAAAGCGGGCCCTACTTTAAAACCTGAAGAGCTTATTCAGTTAATAGACAGCTTAAACCCAGAAAATGAACCTGGTCGAATTACTGTGATTGTTCGGATGGGGGCTGGCAAAGTTGCTGATGGGCTACCGGCCTTGATTAGAAAAGTACAACAAGAAGGGCGTCATGTGGTGTGGAGTTGTGATCCCATGCATGGTAATACAATCAAGGCTTGCTCTGGCTTTAAAACTCGGGCATTTGATCAGATTTTGCAAGAAGTACGAGAGTTTTTCCAGGTACACCATGCAGAAGGAAGCTATGCAGGAGGTGTGCACTTTGAGATGACTGGGCAAAATGTTACGGAGTGTATAGGTGGGGCTCAGGCCATTACAGAAGAAGGCTTGGGTGATCGTTATCATACCCATTGTGACCCTAGACTAAATGCCGATCAGTCTCTTGAGTTGGCGTTTTTAATTGCAGAAACGTTAAAGTCCTGTCGACAGCAAGAAGGCTAA
- a CDS encoding GAF domain-containing protein, translating into MFQLEPLSSADNDKTDSYQRLLEQVKSLTLNEPNMIANLANISSLLFWQLKEVNWAGFYLSEGDQLVLGPFQGKPACIRIPVGKGVCGIAAATGEVQRVANVHQFAGHIACDTHTNSEIVLPLKKQGEIQAVLDIDSPVLDRFDEQDQKGLLAIASYMESLI; encoded by the coding sequence ATGTTCCAGTTAGAACCCCTATCATCAGCTGATAATGATAAAACAGACTCATACCAGCGGCTGCTGGAACAAGTAAAGTCTCTCACCCTAAATGAACCTAATATGATTGCTAATCTTGCCAATATCAGCAGTTTGCTGTTTTGGCAGTTGAAGGAGGTCAATTGGGCTGGTTTTTACTTGAGTGAGGGTGACCAGCTCGTATTAGGCCCTTTTCAAGGGAAGCCTGCATGCATCAGGATTCCAGTAGGTAAAGGTGTTTGTGGTATTGCTGCTGCAACGGGTGAAGTACAGCGCGTAGCGAATGTTCATCAATTTGCAGGGCATATTGCCTGTGACACTCATACTAACAGTGAAATAGTATTACCCTTGAAAAAACAAGGGGAGATTCAGGCAGTGTTGGATATCGACAGTCCAGTGTTGGATCGATTTGATGAGCAAGACCAAAAGGGATTGTTAGCTATTGCTAGTTATATGGAGTCGTTGATATAG
- a CDS encoding PilZ domain-containing protein produces the protein MSDEKRRHQRTKVTLQIKLMSNGDEGITLKTRDISDSGIFLLAEEDSIPPLGTIVKVQVQGLPIPAPVCTMEVVRQEPEGFGLRMLDK, from the coding sequence ATGTCAGACGAAAAAAGACGCCATCAGCGGACAAAAGTTACCTTACAAATTAAGTTAATGAGTAACGGTGATGAAGGCATAACGCTAAAAACTCGGGATATTTCAGATAGCGGCATATTTTTATTGGCTGAAGAAGACAGCATTCCTCCTTTAGGAACAATAGTCAAAGTTCAGGTGCAAGGCTTACCCATACCTGCTCCTGTATGCACTATGGAAGTAGTAAGACAAGAGCCAGAAGGCTTTGGACTGAGAATGTTAGATAAATAG
- a CDS encoding AraC family transcriptional regulator, translating into MQTVAIKKLPQKPANHSHPFHQLVVGINGDTLFEVGGVANRLGQQFGCLVPANQPHDFAGDDNNQILVLNVPAQDNQHWVAPQVIDQLFAHPGYKKLTPPLQQLVHVSVQQFALAPEDQLLASHLAAAFLHALYHASQTIEFKSQPSAKIELSRLNKFVLTNLSRKISIFELAKDQCMSPSHFHAIFKQQVGLTPFQYVIKQRVKEAERLLATTQLPLVEIASLTGFCHQSALNRAFKQVMGHTPKAFRLRQQGL; encoded by the coding sequence ATGCAAACAGTTGCAATAAAAAAGCTACCACAAAAACCCGCTAACCATTCTCATCCTTTTCATCAGCTTGTTGTTGGTATTAATGGAGACACTCTGTTTGAAGTCGGGGGGGTAGCTAACCGGTTGGGTCAACAATTTGGCTGCTTGGTGCCAGCTAATCAGCCTCACGATTTTGCAGGGGATGATAACAATCAGATTCTGGTTTTAAATGTACCTGCACAAGATAATCAACACTGGGTTGCTCCCCAGGTGATTGATCAGCTGTTTGCGCATCCTGGCTATAAAAAGCTAACTCCTCCGCTACAGCAGCTGGTGCATGTGAGTGTCCAGCAATTTGCATTGGCGCCTGAAGACCAATTGTTGGCAAGCCATCTGGCGGCAGCCTTTCTTCATGCTTTATACCACGCGAGTCAAACAATAGAATTTAAATCACAACCATCCGCTAAAATTGAGCTGTCCCGGTTGAATAAGTTTGTCTTAACCAATTTGTCACGAAAAATTAGTATTTTTGAGCTGGCTAAAGACCAGTGTATGAGCCCTAGTCATTTTCACGCAATTTTTAAGCAACAAGTAGGCTTAACACCTTTTCAATATGTGATTAAGCAACGAGTTAAAGAAGCTGAGCGGCTGTTGGCAACAACCCAACTCCCTTTAGTGGAGATTGCCAGTTTAACTGGTTTTTGTCATCAGAGTGCTTTAAACAGAGCATTTAAGCAGGTGATGGGGCATACGCCAAAAGCTTTTAGGCTACGCCAGCAAGGCCTATAG